One Serpentinicella alkaliphila DNA segment encodes these proteins:
- the spoIIP gene encoding stage II sporulation protein P: MRSKRFLIVLLILLLTSVQFAYADDWYGQYGNYFTVYNTKDNSVLFKTAREVRQGDQYLSADNNMYKVTRVNSREQRAYAEFIEQITLPTINEDVFAQFQDALRSGEGLAMILEAQAQEQENRKVGIYCTHSSESYVPTDGTESTEGGGGILQVAERLKAGFEQNGVNATFDNTSHDPHDAGAYTRSRRTAAQLLREHQPTSLIDVHRDAIPPEEYTTEINGEPASKVRLVVGGRNQNFSANEETALQAKAVADKMYPGLIKDIFYAQGNYNQDLTPRAMLLEMGTAEQDRALPEKSATLFSEVLTTAFFGGTFTDQTDGETESARPIRDTNRGSSRGIIVTVLIVGAAALAFLFISSGGKEWKSKLGRFKEEFNNFLGRVRRKK, from the coding sequence ATGAGAAGTAAAAGATTTTTAATTGTATTATTAATCCTCTTATTAACATCTGTTCAATTCGCATATGCTGACGATTGGTATGGTCAATATGGCAATTATTTTACTGTATATAACACTAAGGATAATTCTGTTTTATTCAAAACTGCTAGAGAGGTACGACAAGGAGATCAATATTTAAGTGCTGATAATAATATGTACAAGGTTACTAGAGTTAATAGCAGAGAACAAAGAGCTTACGCAGAATTCATTGAACAAATTACATTACCAACTATAAATGAAGATGTATTTGCACAGTTTCAGGATGCCCTTAGAAGTGGAGAAGGTTTGGCTATGATACTAGAAGCCCAAGCCCAAGAACAGGAAAATAGAAAAGTGGGTATATACTGTACTCATAGCTCTGAATCCTATGTTCCTACGGATGGTACTGAAAGTACAGAGGGTGGCGGTGGAATTTTACAAGTTGCGGAAAGATTAAAGGCGGGCTTTGAACAAAATGGAGTAAATGCTACTTTCGATAATACTTCCCATGACCCACATGATGCAGGTGCATACACTAGATCTAGAAGAACAGCAGCACAATTATTAAGAGAACATCAACCCACATCATTAATTGATGTCCATAGGGATGCTATACCTCCAGAGGAATACACTACTGAAATAAATGGAGAGCCTGCATCTAAGGTTAGACTAGTAGTAGGTGGAAGAAACCAGAACTTCTCGGCAAATGAAGAAACAGCACTTCAAGCAAAGGCTGTAGCGGATAAAATGTACCCTGGGTTAATAAAAGATATTTTCTACGCACAAGGAAACTATAATCAAGACTTAACTCCAAGGGCTATGCTATTAGAGATGGGAACAGCAGAGCAGGATAGGGCTCTACCAGAAAAAAGTGCAACCCTATTTTCTGAGGTGTTAACTACAGCATTCTTTGGTGGAACATTTACAGATCAGACCGATGGTGAAACTGAGTCTGCAAGACCTATTAGGGATACTAATAGAGGTAGCTCAAGAGGAATAATTGTTACAGTATTGATAGTAGGTGCAGCGGCATTAGCCTTCTTATT